A single window of Rhodamnia argentea isolate NSW1041297 chromosome 5, ASM2092103v1, whole genome shotgun sequence DNA harbors:
- the LOC125315272 gene encoding ultraviolet-B receptor UVR8-like, with amino-acid sequence MSAREILGLSSAKEVAEKRVLEGMDKEKDTPILLEPCLVEELRGVEEKVCPISIPSGLGYSIAICKDASLDAASESSKKIVSWGWNESCKLGRPGPENLPLVVDGLAGECPVSVSEGRVHSIALTSKRQAWVWGCGRNGRLGLGSSKDETEPTFLRHFRRSGSSTGCVRS; translated from the exons ATGTCTGCCAGAGAAATACTGGGTCTAAGTTCAGCCAAAGAAGTTGCAGAGAAGCGGGTTTTAGAAGGCATGGACAAGGAGAAAGATACGCCAATATTATTGGAACCTTGTTTAGTTGAAGAGCTGAGAGGTGTTGAA GAAAAGGTATGTCCCATATCGATACCATCAGGTCTTGGCTATTCCATAGCAATTTGCAAGGATGCATCATTGGATGCAGCCTCAGAATCCTCGAAAAAGATTGTATCCTGGGGATGGAATGAAAGCTGTAAGCTTGGTAGGCCAGGGCCCGagaaccttccgctggtggtcgACGGATTAGCAGGGGAATGTCCAGTGTCAGTTTCGGAAGGGCGCGTACATTCTATTGCTCTCACGTCCAAGAGACAGGCATGGGTATGGGGCTGCGGCAGAAATGGAAGACTTGGATTGGGAAGCTCCAAAGACGAGACCGAGCCAACTTTCTTAAGACACTTTAGAAGGTCTGGAAGTTCTACAGGTTGTGTCAGGTCTTGA
- the LOC125315273 gene encoding uncharacterized protein LOC125315273, producing MTKNPRLKQLPRSNDEEDEPHPLKPIGCSLKNHVENEDGSKSKRRKPVKLVDEDKDEDGHGCEPKADQEGGQEEKSARNVKEEEEEEEEEAGEDAKPVGKPVKFSGAVMARKSHYIACIYKGDQYKIEDTVLLNPAETGHKPYVAIIKDIIQTTNGSMMVTARWLYRPEEAKIKGGGGSRQSLDIRKLFYSFHQNDVPLESVMHKCLVHYIPAHKQIPDRKQSPGFIVQKIYDPIEEKLWELTDKDYGVNIQKEMNLLLQKTLQRLGDLPDLEIEDDHADQDDQLKRKR from the exons ATGACGAAGAATCCGAGGCTCAAACAGTTGCCGAGGAGCAATGACGAGGAGGACGAGCCGCATCCTTTGAAGCCAATTGGTTGCTCCTTGAAGAATCACGTGGAGAATGAGGACGGGTCCAAGAGCAAGCGGCGGAAGCCGGTGAAGCTTGTGGATGAGGACAAGGATGAGGATGGACACGGATGTGAACCCAAGGCTGATCAGGAGGGTGGGCAAGAGGAGAAGAGTGCAAGGAacgtgaaggaggaggaagaggaagaggaggaggaagccgGTGAGGATGCGAAGCCGGTTGGCAAGCCGGTGAAGTTTTCCGGCGCGGTGATGGCGAGGAAAAGCCATTACATTGCGTGCATTTACAAGGGAGATCAATATAAGATC GAGGATACTGTACTTCTGAATCCCGCTGAAACAGGTCATAAACCGTATGTGGCTATTATCAAG GATATTATACAAACGACAAACGGAAGCATGATGGTCACTGCGCGCTGGCTCTACAGACCTGAAGAGGCAAAGATAAAGGGAGGTGGGGGGAGTCGGCAGTCGCTTGACATTAGGAAACTCTTTTATAGTTTCCATCAAAACGACGTTCCCCTAGAATCTGTGATGCACAAGTGTCTCGTCCACTACATTCCAGCTCACAAGCAAATCCCTGATCGAAAACAGAGCCCAGGTTTCATAGTGCAGAAGATCTATGACCCTATTGAAGAGAAGTTGTGGGAGTTGACCGACAAGGATTATGGAGTAAACATACAAAAGGAGATGAATCTTCTCCTTCAAAAAACCTTGCAGCGGTTGGGAGATCTGCCGGATTTGGAAATAGAGGATGATCATGCTGATCAGGATGATCAGTTGAAgagaaaaaggtga